The window atgagttcatacataccaagaataccaaaatccgaccataaatgacccctcaaatccctagattaaagtCTCAAGTTTCCAAGtcctaactccccaatttaggcttcaaattccccaaatttcatgtttaattaggtagatttcacaataggatcgagtattaagtccaaaattcttacctccaataagttttctttgattccctcttcaatctctctcaaaaagctccaaaaccgagtaAAGAATGGTGGACTTAGGCCACAACTCGCGAAAATAGcattttaaacattctgcccagcgatcagaaatccttcttcgcgaacgcggtcaaagtatcgcgttcgtgaagaacaaaAATACCATTGACCAAAattctcttacgcgaacgcgatgcctcagcaTCTCAAAACATCGCGAACACGTCAGccatatcgcgaacgcgatgcttcctgATTCCGACCATTCGCGAACACAGGACATCCCTTGCGAATGCGAAGTCCAAATCTCCAGCCTCTCATCCTAACCCTTCGTAAACACGAGGGCCCActcatgaacgcgaaggccaaaagtctgcaacagctgaagccaaaaatctgcaacttctgaACTATGCATTttgtccgtttaaccacccgaaactcacccgaggccctcgggacctcaaccaaacatgccaacatatcccataacatcattcaaacttgttccaaccttcggaacactcaaacaacatcaaaacactaaatttgcatcggattcaagcctaggaattccaaaatcttccaaattccgctttcgatcaaaaagtctatcaaaccacgtccgaatgacctgaaattttgcacgcacttcccaaatgacacaacagacctactgcaactcccgaaattctattccgacccctatatcaaatctcacctatcaaccggaaaacgccaaaattccaatttcgtcaattcaagccttaatctactctgaacctccaaaatacattccgatcacgctcttaagtcccaaatcacctcccaaagctatccgaatcatCGGAActtacatccgagccctttaacacttaagtcaacatctggttgacttttccaactcaaacctactcaaaagagactaagtgtttcaaaccATACCAAACCTCTCTGAACCCGAACCAATCAACCCAATAACatataatacaactgaacaaagCAGTAAGAAATAAAAATGGGGAAATCGGAGCGACAATttatgaaacgaccggccgggtcgttacacttttctaaagaagaaagcaaagaaaaaaaaaatacacaatGACATGGAAGATTATTATTCTGAGCATAAATAGATTTAATACGCATTAGAAAGACAATATGAATTAGAACTCTATTTTTGGTTAAAGAATTATAGTACTACCAAAAAGAGTAAGAGGAAAACTCAAATTCAAAGTCCTATAGAAGGTAAAGTTCTATATAGAATATGTCTTTTGAATACGAATTGGATTTAGTCCCTCGCTATCTATCTTACATAAATTTCACAATTATAATTCAACTTAAAATTCATTATAAGCTACCGTCCAAATATTAGTATATAATTCTTATATAAGGTAAATTTTAGTTGGTTTTAATGTTTTAGATATTGAGATTTTCTAGCTAATTCAGATaagaaattatttaataaataaaattgtaacTGACTTCAAAGCCTAAATATTAGGAAGATAATcaaattactattttgtttaaTGTGAAATTTACTTTTgaaggataaaaaaggcgaacgacatttcgctaagggactttgtacttttaatatagtatagatataaatgtagatataaatatagatagatatagatagaatGGTAATTTCTTAACCAAATGTCCTAGGATGGCTGTATTACACTATGCTATATCGTGGATTCGTGGTAAGTTAAATTTTTATTGTCATAGAGGAAAAATGAATTCATATTTTAAATATAGTAAACTTATTTATATGCATTGTGTGAATACAGGAAAATGGAAAATTCCTGGTCGCTTATAAGAGAAGAGCTATTTATGAAATTCTTGTGATTAAACAAGAATGACTTATTACTACGTTAGTTGCCGAAAAAAATCAAGATATATATAACACTGAAAAGTGTACTAATTAGAAATGACCTTTATAACAttacaaataaataaatactagAATTAGCTATAAATTTTGTCACTAATTATTTTTTCGCTAAATTGCTCGTaccaaataattttttatatttataatcAGTCATTAATCCATCGTTAAATATGATTAGCGACgaatttttctgtttagctacataATTTATCCGTCGCTACTTCCTGTAATGACTGGTATAGTTAACATGTTACAACATATACAAATTATTGTCAAGTCatcggacttgatttgctatAAGTAGTTACCGGGTATAACAGATTAACTCAACCTGATGGTTTAAAAAAATTGTATACAGTCTGTAAATAATTTAAACTCgtaaaaaaaaaatactgaaaCAATTACTAGAAGAAAAAAttcacacacacatatatttatttattttaaatttattttgttcAACAAACTCAAGATGCTAGCAACATGTCTCTTGTAAGTTTAAAAggcaaaaataatttttcttgattAGGGAGACTCTCTTTAATCACAAGTACTTCTTTGAACTTTTTCATCCATTTTTGCAAATTAGGGAATGAGTTTTCTTCAAGCAGCTTAACACCTCCGACTTCTTCTATGATTTTGAGCCAATGAGAAATCCATCCAAAGATTATGTCAACTATTCCAACTTTTTCTCCACTGAAAAATAGTTTCTGATTTCTAAAACCATGTTCTTCAATGGTTTTCAACATTTCTAAACTGTCTTTCACTGCCCTTTCTTGTTCTTCCCCTGTGGCTCTAAATATAATCCAAAGAGATACACTCTGCAAAacattttcaattatattataaAGGACAGAAATAACTTCTTTATCAGAAAGGAAATGGAGAGAATTACGTGCAataacattttaaaataatttaatcttGTATATAATTTCTGCACAGTCATCTTATAAATCGTAATCGACATTTAAATAACTAAAAaggttaaaaaaaattatcaacAAATGTTAAactcattaaaaaaaaaaggaaatctaTATGTCGATAAATAATCTAACCTTTTCTTCAAAATACTTGACCCAAAATCGAGCCACAGCTCTTTCATAAGGATCACTTGGGAACAAAGGATACTGATTCGGCCATTTTTCTTCAAGATATTCAAGGATAACCACAGATTCACATATTGGTTTTCCAACATGAACAAGAACTGGGATTTTTTTGTGAAGAGGATTATATTTCAAAAGCAAATCACTTTTATTTGCCAAATCTTCTTCTATATATTCATATGATAATCCCTTTAATTTAAGAGCCCATATTATTCTTAATGAATAAGGACTAGGCCATGCTCCATAGAGCTTCAAATCTTGATCCAttttttggttttgagttttctTTCTCCTCTTTTCACTTCTCTTAatgtcattttaaaaaaaaaatattgagaGTTTATGCTTGGTCGACAAGCAAAGGGTTTTGAATTTTCATTAATAAAGATTAGAATATAGCACCTTTGGTtagactaattaattaattaactactTAGGATTAGTTCAAATTATAATGTATTACTTATCTTTATGAATTTTTATCAACTTAGTCAAAGATGCATATGACATATGACTTGGTAGGCGTTTGGACAAAAAAGattgtaatttttgaaaaaaaaagaagtttttggaattaagttgaaaattggtatttaaaatttgaaattatctttggataTGCATTTCAGTCGAAAAAATATTGCAGTTTTGTGAGTGGTCACAAACAGGTCCTAACCCATCTATGCTTTATTCAAAGTTTCCTTCTTATTATatactttatatttttacttctgactttcttttctcaaattctttttccttttcttttcttttgggtcGGTAGGTAGCTGGCTGTGTTGATTACTTATATTTCCTTAGTCCAGGGATTAAACTTTGACTAGTTACTTTTATTGCAAAAGCTGGCCTACTTCTAATGGGATTATACAATTAGTTAATGGTGCATATACATACATTAGGGAGGAAATTATAAGAACAGAGAATATGATTAAAATCAAGGAGGTCATATTGTAAGGGGCAATCGTGAGAAAACAAAATTATGGTACAAATTGAAAAATGATGTACACATAAAGGATGCAAAATGTAgaggtgtacataggtcgggttggttcggattttacaattaccaaatcaaaccaattgtgtcgggttattaaatctaaagaccaaatcaattgtgtcgggttattaaatctaaagaccaaaccaaaccaataaaactcgggtttttcaatctcgggttTTCTCGGATTTTTTGGGGTTTTCGAGGTTTTTTTtcccggtaaaatcttcgtagaacaaaacatataatgtatgctcaaaatatttctttaatcctagtaagatacaactatataaagtattttccaagaaaataatacaaaatataagATGTGTcgtggcattatcctaaaatattcaacaataaagacatacaacaataaaaacaataaaattatgtaatataaatattgctaattaaaaagccataataaaaataaacataatctaaaagtactaagtcatgctaaaataaatagactaagaagggagtattaattacatgactaaacgctagctaaagaaaaataaaaataggttatgcatttttatctaaattattgcaaaacaaaaaataaatattcaataaatTCTCGTTCGTACTATTGAATAGAAGCGTGATTAAATGATTCTAAACAGCGGAAAATATCGATAAAGGTGCGGAATATCCAACCCGACACAACCCTaattggggtgtcacaagtcacgagcatctatagaCCATGATACAAGTCTGCTAAGTCCAATATCTAGTACAAATGTTTGAAGGAAATAGAAATGACAAGATAGTAGAGACACGGGGTTGCGGacaccaacaactacctcgtagtctccgaataccgcctggaactggaggaatcaacactcaggagcggaaccagcgacgcctg of the Nicotiana tabacum cultivar K326 chromosome 7, ASM71507v2, whole genome shotgun sequence genome contains:
- the LOC107789271 gene encoding glutathione transferase GST 23-like produces the protein MDQDLKLYGAWPSPYSLRIIWALKLKGLSYEYIEEDLANKSDLLLKYNPLHKKIPVLVHVGKPICESVVILEYLEEKWPNQYPLFPSDPYERAVARFWVKYFEEKSVSLWIIFRATGEEQERAVKDSLEMLKTIEEHGFRNQKLFFSGEKVGIVDIIFGWISHWLKIIEEVGGVKLLEENSFPNLQKWMKKFKEVLVIKESLPNQEKLFLPFKLTRDMLLAS